The Leucobacter viscericola genome includes a window with the following:
- a CDS encoding dipeptide ABC transporter ATP-binding protein — MSEQQPLLSVRDLKVAFKVGKSMNEVLHGINFDVYPGETVAIVGESGSGKSTTMHAVINLLPGTGHITEGSVNWNGRELVGIHRRDMETIRGREIGLVPQDPMSNLNPVWSIGFQVEEAIRANGLAKGRKEVRERAIEVLQQAGLQDAEKRMKQFPHQFSGGMKQRALIGIGLAADPQLLIADEPTSALDVTVQRVVLDHLGKMTSERGTAVVFITHDLGLAAERAEKLIVMYKGNIVESGPSREILQHPKHPYTKRLVAAAPSLASRRIGSDAELPPAPTDAFDLAALAEEQHHVVAHGEPMIEVNGLGKVYKIRKGNFASEDFHAVTDATFTVKRGETMALVGESGSGKSTIAKMLLQLEKSTSGSIKIAGQEMAGISGKRLFDLRRTLQPVFQDPYGSLDPLTNIGNTIMEPLNIHKVGDRASRRERMYELLDQVSLPRDMATRYPNELSGGQRQRVAVARGLALKPDVLILDEAVSALDVLVQAQILDLLAELQRELGLTYLFITHDLAVVRLIADRVCVMQRGKIVEQATVEEVFENPQQEYTKNLLAAIPGANIELGV, encoded by the coding sequence ATGAGCGAGCAACAGCCACTACTGAGTGTGCGCGACCTGAAGGTCGCGTTCAAGGTCGGCAAGTCGATGAACGAGGTGCTTCACGGCATCAACTTCGACGTGTACCCCGGCGAGACCGTTGCAATCGTGGGGGAGTCGGGATCCGGCAAATCCACCACGATGCACGCCGTGATCAACCTGCTTCCGGGCACCGGCCACATCACCGAGGGATCCGTGAACTGGAACGGGCGCGAGCTCGTTGGCATTCACCGCCGCGACATGGAAACGATCCGCGGCCGCGAGATTGGTCTCGTGCCGCAGGATCCGATGTCGAACCTGAACCCGGTGTGGTCCATCGGGTTCCAGGTTGAAGAAGCCATCCGTGCCAACGGCCTCGCAAAGGGCCGCAAAGAGGTGCGCGAGCGTGCAATTGAGGTGCTCCAGCAGGCGGGCCTGCAAGACGCCGAAAAGCGCATGAAGCAGTTCCCTCACCAGTTCTCTGGCGGTATGAAGCAGCGTGCACTCATCGGCATTGGCCTCGCTGCTGACCCGCAACTACTTATTGCGGATGAGCCGACCTCGGCACTCGACGTCACCGTGCAGCGTGTGGTGCTCGATCACCTCGGCAAGATGACGAGCGAGCGCGGCACCGCAGTGGTGTTCATCACCCACGACCTCGGTCTCGCTGCAGAGCGTGCCGAGAAGCTGATCGTGATGTACAAGGGCAACATCGTGGAGTCTGGCCCAAGCCGCGAGATTCTGCAGCACCCGAAGCACCCGTACACGAAGCGACTGGTCGCTGCTGCGCCGAGCCTCGCCTCACGGCGTATCGGCTCGGATGCTGAGCTGCCACCCGCACCCACGGACGCGTTCGATCTCGCAGCGCTGGCTGAAGAGCAGCACCACGTGGTTGCTCACGGCGAGCCGATGATCGAGGTCAACGGTCTCGGCAAGGTCTACAAGATTCGCAAGGGAAACTTTGCCTCTGAAGACTTCCACGCCGTCACCGACGCCACCTTCACCGTGAAGCGCGGCGAAACGATGGCGCTTGTTGGTGAGTCAGGATCGGGCAAGTCCACCATCGCGAAGATGCTGCTGCAGCTCGAGAAGTCAACGAGCGGCTCGATCAAGATTGCCGGCCAAGAGATGGCGGGCATCTCGGGCAAGCGTCTGTTCGATCTGCGTCGTACGCTGCAGCCGGTGTTCCAAGATCCGTATGGTTCGCTGGATCCGCTGACCAACATCGGCAACACCATCATGGAGCCGCTCAACATTCACAAGGTTGGCGATCGCGCGAGCCGTCGCGAGCGCATGTACGAGCTGCTCGATCAGGTGTCGTTGCCGCGCGACATGGCGACCCGTTACCCGAACGAACTCTCGGGTGGCCAGCGCCAGCGCGTGGCCGTCGCTCGCGGACTCGCTCTGAAGCCCGACGTGCTGATCCTCGATGAGGCTGTGTCGGCGCTTGACGTGCTCGTGCAGGCCCAGATTCTGGATCTGCTCGCCGAGCTGCAGCGCGAGCTCGGGCTCACGTACCTGTTCATCACCCACGACCTCGCGGTCGTGCGACTGATCGCGGACCGCGTGTGTGTGATGCAGCGGGGCAAGATCGTTGAGCAGGCGACCGTGGAAGAGGTCTTCGAGAACCCGCAGCAGGAGTACACGAAGAACCTGCTCGCGGCGATTCCCGGGGCAAACATCGAACTGGGTGTGTAG
- a CDS encoding ABC transporter permease, giving the protein MPENTNPRNEHFVAPFDENTFTAAVDVPKLDERRSGLWIDAWRDIRKRPMFYISVTLLLFVITAAVFPSLFTQTDPRQCDLAMSNVGPEAGHPLGFTKQGCDIYSRIVYGTSTSVSVGLIATLLIFVIGTIMGAIAGFFGKWVDAVLSRVGDIFFSIPYILAAVIVMSVLKEYRNIWVISLAIGLFAWASSARVLRAEVLRIRPADFVTASTAQGLGPWRTLWRHVLPNSMAPMIVVSTLALAASIVAEAVLSFLGVGLPTPEFISWGNDISAAQSDLRTSPGNLIFPSIALTLTVLAFILLGEVLRDALDPKARAQR; this is encoded by the coding sequence ATGCCTGAGAACACGAATCCTAGAAACGAGCACTTCGTTGCTCCGTTCGACGAGAATACCTTTACCGCCGCGGTTGACGTTCCGAAGCTCGACGAGCGCCGTTCCGGCCTGTGGATCGATGCTTGGCGCGACATCCGCAAGCGTCCGATGTTTTACATCTCGGTCACGCTCCTGCTCTTTGTGATCACTGCGGCGGTGTTCCCGAGTCTGTTCACACAGACCGATCCGCGACAGTGTGATCTTGCCATGAGCAACGTCGGGCCAGAGGCCGGGCACCCGCTCGGGTTCACTAAGCAGGGTTGTGACATCTACTCACGTATTGTCTACGGCACCTCAACGTCGGTATCGGTCGGCCTGATCGCAACGTTGCTTATCTTTGTGATCGGCACGATCATGGGCGCGATCGCGGGCTTCTTTGGTAAGTGGGTTGACGCGGTGCTGTCGCGAGTTGGCGACATCTTCTTCTCGATTCCTTACATCCTCGCGGCAGTGATCGTGATGAGCGTGCTCAAGGAGTACCGCAATATCTGGGTGATCTCCCTCGCTATTGGTCTCTTTGCGTGGGCCTCGAGCGCGCGCGTGTTGCGAGCGGAAGTCCTGCGAATCCGGCCGGCGGACTTTGTGACTGCCTCGACCGCTCAGGGCCTTGGCCCGTGGCGCACTCTGTGGCGTCACGTACTGCCAAACTCGATGGCACCGATGATCGTCGTTTCGACGCTCGCGCTGGCTGCCTCGATCGTGGCAGAAGCCGTGCTTTCGTTCCTGGGTGTTGGTTTGCCAACGCCGGAGTTCATCAGCTGGGGCAACGACATTAGTGCGGCACAGTCCGATCTGCGCACTTCTCCGGGAAACCTGATTTTCCCGTCCATCGCGCTTACGCTGACGGTGCTCGCCTTCATTCTGCTGGGCGAAGTTCTGCGTGACGCACTCGATCCGAAGGCGAGGGCACAGCGATGA
- a CDS encoding ABC transporter permease, producing the protein MLRYVLFRILQVIPVLLGTTFLIYFMVFSMPGDPILALFGDKPPSPAVLEEITKQYNLDKPFIVQYFLYLGGIFTGDLGVTFSGQPVSEVLARTFPVTLQLALMAIVIELVLAVSIGLISGLRKGKLFDNVSLIIGLIMTSVPIFVLAFVAQYFLGIKWGIFRTTVGPGAPIQDLIMPAIVLGVSLYATSMRLTRASVIDTLNQDFVRTAYAKGLSRNRIIPVHVLRNSLIPTITNTATNFGVLMVGATVTEAIFNVPGVGNTLFKAIRLGENTTVVSFVTVMVLIYLFVNLFIDLLYAVLDPRIRYA; encoded by the coding sequence ATGCTGAGATACGTCCTCTTCCGCATCCTCCAGGTCATCCCGGTTCTACTGGGAACGACCTTTTTGATCTACTTCATGGTCTTTTCGATGCCGGGCGACCCGATCCTCGCCCTCTTCGGAGACAAGCCTCCGAGCCCAGCTGTGCTCGAGGAAATTACCAAACAGTACAACCTCGATAAGCCGTTTATCGTTCAGTACTTCCTGTACCTCGGCGGCATCTTCACCGGAGACCTCGGCGTGACCTTCTCCGGTCAGCCGGTATCCGAGGTTTTGGCTCGGACCTTCCCGGTGACACTGCAACTAGCACTGATGGCGATCGTCATCGAGCTCGTGCTGGCTGTTTCGATCGGCCTGATCTCCGGTCTGCGCAAGGGCAAGCTCTTTGACAACGTGAGCCTCATCATCGGCCTCATCATGACGAGTGTGCCGATCTTTGTGCTCGCGTTTGTCGCCCAGTACTTCCTCGGCATTAAGTGGGGCATCTTCCGAACGACGGTCGGGCCGGGAGCTCCGATCCAAGACTTGATCATGCCCGCGATTGTGCTCGGTGTTTCGCTGTACGCAACCAGCATGCGGTTGACGCGTGCTTCGGTGATTGACACGCTGAACCAAGACTTCGTGCGCACGGCCTACGCAAAGGGCCTCAGCCGTAACCGCATCATTCCGGTGCACGTGCTTCGTAACTCGCTCATCCCAACCATTACGAACACCGCGACCAACTTCGGTGTGCTGATGGTGGGTGCGACGGTGACCGAGGCAATCTTCAACGTTCCCGGTGTTGGTAACACGCTCTTCAAGGCGATCCGCCTTGGCGAAAACACCACCGTGGTTTCGTTTGTGACGGTGATGGTACTCATCTACCTCTTCGTCAACCTCTTTATTGACCTGCTCTACGCGGTTCTCGACCCAAGGATCCGATATGCCTGA
- a CDS encoding peptide ABC transporter substrate-binding protein — protein sequence MKRSRIGLGFIALAAASALVLSGCSSSGGDKGGDAKGDSAAIITVNGSEPESGLIPSDTNEVGGGRILDVMYAGLYYYDAKGNPKLDAAESVESTDSKVFTIKLKADQKFTNGDPVDAESFVAAWNDAAKFSNARKNASWFSNIEGFDDTKDAELTGLKVVDDTTFTVTLKSAQSDFPLQLGYSSFYPVPKSAFDADGNITKDYGQNPIGNGPYKVADKGWTHKVKIEMVKNDDYKGDREAKNGGLSIVFYDSYDAAYADLLGGNLDVLDQIPDTAYANYKDDLGDRWINQPAAIFQSFTIPERLDHFAGEEGQLRREAISRAINRPQITDKIFADTRTPAVDWSSPVINGYSDSLKGKDVLTYDPEKAKELWAKADAISPWTGKFQIAYNADGGHQGWVDAVSNDLKNTLGIDASGAPNPLFGDFRQSITDRSIQTAFRSGWQGDYPGLSNFLLPLYKTGASSNDGDYSSADVDKLLDEGVAAKDVDAANEKFHAAEEILFKDLPAIPLWYQNAVAGYSDAVSGVTIGWNSVPLYYEITK from the coding sequence GTGAAGCGATCACGTATCGGCCTGGGCTTCATTGCTTTGGCTGCAGCAAGCGCATTGGTGCTGTCTGGCTGCTCATCGAGCGGAGGCGACAAGGGCGGCGATGCCAAGGGCGACAGCGCTGCAATCATCACTGTAAACGGCTCGGAGCCCGAGAGCGGCTTGATCCCTAGCGACACCAACGAGGTCGGCGGCGGTCGTATTCTCGACGTCATGTACGCGGGTCTGTACTACTACGACGCAAAGGGCAACCCGAAGCTCGACGCAGCAGAGTCGGTTGAGTCAACTGACTCCAAGGTCTTCACGATCAAGCTCAAGGCTGACCAGAAGTTCACCAACGGTGACCCGGTTGACGCTGAGTCGTTTGTTGCCGCATGGAACGACGCTGCGAAGTTCTCGAACGCTCGCAAGAACGCTTCCTGGTTCTCGAACATCGAGGGCTTTGATGACACCAAGGATGCAGAGCTCACCGGCCTCAAGGTCGTTGACGACACCACCTTCACCGTCACGCTGAAGAGTGCACAGTCGGACTTCCCGCTGCAGCTCGGTTACTCCTCGTTCTACCCGGTTCCCAAGTCAGCATTCGACGCTGACGGCAACATCACCAAGGACTACGGCCAGAACCCGATCGGCAACGGCCCCTACAAGGTCGCTGACAAGGGCTGGACCCACAAGGTCAAGATCGAAATGGTGAAGAACGACGACTACAAGGGGGATCGCGAAGCTAAGAACGGCGGCCTCTCGATCGTCTTCTACGACTCCTACGATGCTGCATACGCAGATCTGCTGGGTGGCAACCTCGACGTGCTGGATCAGATCCCTGATACCGCTTACGCCAACTACAAGGATGATCTGGGCGATCGTTGGATCAACCAGCCCGCCGCGATCTTCCAGTCCTTCACTATTCCCGAGCGCCTCGACCACTTCGCTGGCGAAGAGGGCCAGCTGCGTCGTGAAGCAATCTCGCGTGCAATCAACCGCCCGCAGATCACCGACAAGATCTTCGCTGACACTCGTACCCCCGCTGTTGACTGGTCTTCACCGGTTATCAACGGCTACAGCGACAGCCTCAAGGGCAAGGACGTACTGACCTACGATCCCGAGAAGGCCAAGGAGCTGTGGGCTAAGGCTGACGCTATCTCTCCGTGGACCGGCAAGTTCCAGATCGCGTACAACGCTGACGGTGGACACCAGGGTTGGGTCGACGCTGTGTCGAACGACCTGAAGAACACACTCGGCATTGACGCTTCAGGTGCTCCGAACCCGCTGTTCGGCGACTTCCGCCAGAGCATCACAGATCGCTCGATCCAGACCGCGTTCCGCTCGGGCTGGCAGGGTGACTACCCGGGTCTCAGCAACTTCCTGCTGCCGCTCTACAAGACCGGTGCCTCGTCGAACGACGGTGACTACTCCAGCGCCGACGTCGACAAGCTCCTCGACGAGGGTGTTGCTGCAAAGGACGTTGACGCAGCAAACGAGAAGTTCCACGCTGCAGAGGAGATCCTGTTCAAGGATCTGCCCGCGATTCCGCTCTGGTACCAGAACGCTGTTGCTGGTTACTCTGACGCCGTCAGCGGCGTAACCATCGGCTGGAACTCGGTGCCCCTCTACTACGAGATCACCAAGTAA